The Pedobacter roseus genome contains a region encoding:
- a CDS encoding extracellular solute-binding protein produces MHNQIETFRIAVRKFAPFEAAMQKFWDQYCTISGCTLKLEMVVMDLHELYDSTIKQKGLANGDFDIAHISTDWVLEGYSSNDFEVLNPYINKNKPDDFPRGWSKSLLSLQRFGWEVVGLPFHDGPECFIYRKDLFESDAEQAKYFAQFAKTLTVPKTWEDFHQIARFFNRPEQNLYGSIFACYPDGHNTVFDFALQLWTRGGALVDKNGFIQINTQAAIDGLNFYRKIVNDTTAVHPKSGEFESVAAGIAFSQGEAAMMINWFGFAAMCEVDANSKVKGKIDVDRLPSAPGKNSASLNVYWLYTIAKGSKNKAVAYDFLRFALATEQDKQLTLEGGIGCRISTWKNEEINQIIPYYHKLEELHEVANMLPQKQNWAAIAAIIDQMVLQAINTDAATEELIQLAQNQINEIDK; encoded by the coding sequence ATGCATAACCAAATAGAAACCTTCAGAATAGCCGTTCGTAAATTTGCACCTTTTGAAGCTGCCATGCAGAAATTCTGGGATCAATATTGTACCATTTCAGGCTGTACACTAAAGTTGGAAATGGTGGTAATGGATTTGCACGAACTTTACGACAGTACCATCAAGCAAAAGGGACTGGCAAATGGCGATTTCGATATTGCGCATATCAGTACCGATTGGGTTTTGGAAGGTTATTCCAGCAATGATTTTGAAGTTTTAAATCCTTACATCAATAAAAACAAACCCGACGATTTCCCGAGGGGATGGAGCAAATCGCTTTTAAGTCTGCAACGTTTCGGATGGGAAGTAGTGGGCTTGCCCTTTCATGATGGCCCGGAGTGTTTTATTTACAGGAAAGATTTATTCGAAAGCGATGCCGAACAGGCTAAATATTTTGCTCAATTTGCCAAAACCTTAACCGTACCCAAAACCTGGGAAGATTTTCACCAGATTGCCCGTTTTTTCAACCGCCCGGAACAAAATTTATATGGCAGTATTTTCGCCTGTTATCCCGACGGGCACAACACCGTTTTCGATTTTGCACTGCAATTATGGACGAGGGGCGGGGCATTGGTTGATAAAAATGGTTTTATCCAGATCAATACCCAGGCAGCCATTGATGGTTTAAACTTTTATCGTAAAATCGTGAACGATACAACTGCTGTTCATCCAAAATCTGGAGAATTCGAATCTGTAGCTGCAGGAATCGCCTTTTCACAAGGCGAAGCTGCCATGATGATCAACTGGTTTGGTTTTGCCGCCATGTGCGAAGTAGACGCAAACTCCAAAGTAAAAGGAAAAATTGATGTAGACCGATTGCCATCCGCTCCAGGTAAAAACTCGGCCTCGCTAAATGTATACTGGCTTTATACCATTGCAAAGGGCAGTAAAAATAAAGCTGTAGCGTACGATTTTTTACGTTTTGCCCTGGCTACTGAACAGGATAAACAGCTCACCTTAGAAGGTGGGATAGGTTGCAGGATTTCGACCTGGAAAAATGAAGAGATCAACCAGATTATTCCTTATTACCATAAATTAGAAGAATTACATGAGGTGGCCAATATGTTGCCACAGAAACAAAACTGGGCTGCTATTGCCGCCATCATCGACCAAATGGTTTTACAGGCCATTAATACCGATGCCGCAACCGAAGAGCTTATTCAGCTTGCACAGAACCAGATTAATGAAATTGACAAATGA
- a CDS encoding Gfo/Idh/MocA family protein: MSIDIKYKPELPHTKQPIIIIGAGGIVADAHLPAYKIADFEVHGIVNRTKERAQKLADAFGIPNVYNSVAEAVKLAPANAVYDLTIMPEQYIETLQQLPDGSAVLIQKPMGDDFAQAKEILELCRNKKFKAAINFQLRFAPFVSAAKYLIDQGLIGELYDMEVRVTIKTPWEIFPHVIIHPRLEIQYHSIHYVDLIRSFLGNPESILAKTLKHPAKNLSSSRSTILFDYGDTMHAVINTNHDHDFGPNHQESYIKWEGTRGAIVAKIGLLMDYPHGVPDVFEYCIVEDGKTPKWQTVKLDGSWFPEAFIGTMANLMRYNEGSTDVLHTSVEDVIQTMAVVESAYQSSDIGGVRVKEKLNN, encoded by the coding sequence ATGAGTATTGATATCAAATATAAACCAGAATTACCACATACCAAACAGCCCATCATTATCATTGGTGCAGGAGGAATAGTGGCCGATGCGCATCTTCCAGCGTATAAAATTGCAGATTTTGAAGTACATGGTATTGTAAACCGGACCAAAGAGCGGGCACAGAAACTGGCTGATGCTTTTGGTATTCCAAACGTCTACAATTCGGTGGCTGAAGCAGTAAAACTGGCTCCGGCAAATGCTGTTTATGATTTAACCATCATGCCCGAGCAATACATCGAAACCCTGCAACAATTGCCGGATGGAAGTGCAGTATTGATCCAAAAACCCATGGGAGATGATTTTGCACAGGCAAAAGAAATACTCGAATTATGCAGGAATAAGAAGTTTAAGGCCGCCATTAACTTTCAGTTACGTTTCGCACCCTTTGTAAGTGCGGCAAAATACCTCATTGATCAAGGTTTAATCGGCGAATTATATGATATGGAAGTTCGGGTGACGATTAAAACACCCTGGGAAATCTTCCCGCATGTAATTATTCATCCAAGATTGGAAATTCAGTACCATAGCATTCATTATGTCGATTTAATCCGTTCATTTTTGGGTAATCCGGAGAGTATTCTGGCAAAAACCTTAAAACATCCTGCGAAGAATTTGTCCTCATCTCGATCTACCATTTTATTCGATTATGGCGATACTATGCATGCGGTAATCAATACCAACCACGACCATGATTTCGGTCCAAACCACCAGGAAAGTTATATTAAATGGGAAGGAACAAGAGGTGCTATTGTAGCTAAAATCGGTTTATTGATGGATTATCCGCATGGCGTACCTGATGTATTTGAATACTGCATAGTAGAAGACGGAAAAACTCCAAAATGGCAGACAGTTAAATTAGACGGCTCCTGGTTTCCGGAGGCTTTTATTGGCACCATGGCCAATTTAATGCGCTATAATGAAGGTTCAACCGATGTGTTGCATACCAGTGTTGAAGATGTGATTCAAACCATGGCCGTTGTAGAAAGTGCCTATCAATCGAGCGATATTGGTGGGGTTAGAGTTAAAGAGAAATTAAATAATTAA
- a CDS encoding MaoC/PaaZ C-terminal domain-containing protein produces MYFKSTFFEGYQLQDKRVTLGRTITETDFVVHAGHTGDFFPHHMDAEWCATQPFKQRIAHGTMIFSIGIGLTASEINPEAMSKGYDKLRFVKPVFIGDTIHSEITISEKGESKRPEYGTVTEHVEIINQHGEVVLVCDHLLVVKKVH; encoded by the coding sequence ATGTATTTCAAATCAACATTTTTTGAAGGTTACCAATTACAGGATAAACGTGTAACCTTAGGCCGCACGATAACTGAAACCGATTTCGTGGTTCATGCGGGGCATACCGGCGATTTTTTCCCACATCACATGGATGCCGAATGGTGTGCAACACAACCTTTTAAACAACGCATTGCCCACGGAACCATGATTTTTAGTATTGGTATCGGTTTAACCGCATCAGAAATTAATCCGGAAGCCATGAGCAAAGGCTATGATAAATTACGTTTTGTAAAACCGGTTTTCATTGGCGATACCATCCACTCCGAAATCACCATTTCAGAAAAAGGGGAGAGCAAAAGACCTGAATATGGCACCGTAACCGAACACGTAGAAATCATCAACCAACATGGAGAAGTGGTATTAGTCTGCGACCATCTTTTGGTTGTTAAAAAAGTTCATTAG
- the fucP gene encoding L-fucose:H+ symporter permease, with translation MTNEPINTQPEIITEGDSSSGKKYLLPFILVISLFFLWGMAHNLDSILIPHLKKACNLNNRQSTLIDTSVFFAYFLMAIPAGMILKKWGYKATMISGLLAFAFGAFLFVPAANTLSYITFLIALFIIGCGLTMLETSANPYAAVLGDPAKATSRLNLAASFNGLAAMVAPMIGGLFILSGKSHTKDELAAMTEVNRNNYFLEEAASVKTPYITLGIVLLVIAVIFYFIHLPEIKTKSIDGEAKGSFFGSLRHKHLRWAVIAQFFYVGAQVCVTSFFIRMAQQGGGFDEKTAASYLVVYGFLFTAGRFAGTALLQFISSNKLLAIYAAISIILCLVAILGKGSYVVYALGAIGFFMSIMFPTIFALGIDGIGDDTKPGSSWLIMSIVGGAILPFGMGTLIDMYGDNIQIGYSIPLVCFLIILYFGLRGYKIAHK, from the coding sequence ATGACTAATGAACCAATAAACACACAGCCAGAAATTATAACTGAGGGCGATTCGTCATCAGGAAAAAAATATTTATTGCCATTTATACTCGTAATAAGCCTATTTTTTCTTTGGGGAATGGCACATAACCTCGATTCAATCTTAATTCCGCACCTAAAGAAAGCATGTAACCTCAATAACAGGCAATCAACACTGATCGATACTTCTGTTTTCTTTGCGTATTTTTTAATGGCTATACCTGCCGGAATGATTTTGAAAAAGTGGGGCTATAAAGCAACTATGATTTCGGGTTTGTTAGCCTTTGCTTTTGGTGCTTTTTTATTTGTTCCTGCGGCCAATACCTTATCTTATATTACATTTTTGATTGCACTTTTCATTATAGGTTGTGGTTTAACCATGCTCGAAACCTCTGCCAACCCTTATGCAGCAGTATTGGGTGATCCTGCGAAAGCAACAAGCAGATTAAACCTTGCTGCATCTTTCAACGGACTGGCTGCAATGGTAGCCCCAATGATCGGTGGTTTATTTATCCTTTCAGGCAAATCGCACACCAAAGATGAATTAGCAGCGATGACAGAAGTTAATAGAAATAATTACTTTCTTGAAGAGGCCGCATCGGTTAAAACACCCTACATTACATTAGGCATCGTTTTATTGGTAATTGCAGTAATCTTTTACTTCATCCACCTTCCTGAAATTAAAACGAAAAGTATTGATGGAGAAGCAAAGGGAAGTTTTTTTGGGTCACTACGCCATAAACACCTCAGATGGGCTGTAATTGCTCAGTTTTTCTATGTAGGTGCACAAGTTTGTGTAACCAGTTTCTTTATCAGGATGGCACAACAGGGCGGTGGATTTGACGAAAAAACAGCTGCATCCTATTTGGTTGTTTATGGATTTTTATTTACCGCTGGCCGTTTCGCAGGAACGGCGCTCTTACAGTTCATATCTTCAAATAAATTGCTTGCGATTTATGCTGCGATATCAATAATCTTGTGTTTGGTTGCTATTTTAGGTAAAGGTTCTTATGTGGTTTATGCTTTAGGTGCTATCGGATTCTTTATGTCTATTATGTTTCCAACCATTTTCGCCTTAGGAATTGATGGAATCGGTGATGATACAAAACCAGGTTCTTCCTGGTTGATCATGTCTATTGTTGGTGGTGCCATTTTACCATTTGGAATGGGAACACTAATCGATATGTATGGCGATAATATCCAAATCGGCTACAGCATTCCATTAGTATGTTTTCTGATTATCCTTTATTTCGGCTTACGGGGTTATAAAATCGCACATAAATAA